DNA sequence from the Salvelinus sp. IW2-2015 unplaced genomic scaffold, ASM291031v2 Un_scaffold1617, whole genome shotgun sequence genome:
ACTGCCTCTGCCAGCCCTGCCTGGAAGGCATCCGCAAGAAGCCCTCCAGCACCAAGGCCTCTGATGCCCAACAGGCCCAGCCCTACTCCCAGTGCCCCTGTTGCCTGGTCCACTACTCCCTCCAGCCTGGCGGGGCCTGGCCCTTCCCAGARAACCTTCTTCTGGCCAACGTATCTGAGCAGCTCCTAGAGAGGCTGGAGGGCCTGAAGCGGGTGAAGCAACCCAAAAACACCCGGGTCAAGGACACATCCATGAGGGTGACCGYCTGCGAGATCTGCTCTAAGCAGTGCGAGGCCCAGCACTACTGCCGCACCTGCGGCCTCAACTACTGTGCCAAGTGCCTGAGAAAACTCCATGGCAACCGGGCATTCCAGGCGCACGTGCTGACGGAGCCCGTGGAGCGTGGGTGCCGCGATCCATGCCCCATCCACCACGACCGTTCCCTGTCCCACTGTTGCCTTGACGACGGAGCTCTGGGGTGCCAGGGGTGCATGGAACAGGGGCACCAGGGGCATGACGTGTCACCCGTCCACGAGGCCCGCGCCCGCAGGGAGGTGGGCATCCGCAATTCGCTGGAGCAGGCTGAGAAGGGTAAGGTCACACCTACTGCTCTATTGTTTCTGAGACTCTTTATATAAGTTCCACTAAGGGCTGTTTTTCTTTGTATACATTTTATGGATTTATGTTGTTAATTTGAAGTCTTAATGTTGCTGCACAAACAGCTTTTGTTCAGTTAATTAGCTTTCATAAGTGCAGCCAAAATCTACCAGAGTTAAGCTTTCACATCTTAATTACTGCAAGTAAAAAATACACTCTCCAAAACACATCTCTGTGAACCACAGTAATGGTAGCCATTATGTCAAACAGATTACTCCGTTGTGGCAATTGAGTAAACTCAAAGTAAATTAATTGAAAGTTAATACAGGAAGTTTTAAGTTTGTATCAGATGTTTATTGCTGCCCTTGTCACGTGGCTGTAGTGAAGTCCCAGTGTGAAGCCGACATGGTGTCCATGGATCAGTTGAGGGCCAGAACGGGCTCCGACGGCGCCGAGCTGAGACGCCGCGTGCGCGAGGGCTTCCTGTCTCTCCGTAATGTCCTGCTAGACCAGGAGGCGGCACtgctctcccacctggacaacctGACCTCCAGTACCCGCAGCGGTGCCAGGGACTTCCTCCAGACCTCTGCCCCACTCCTGGGCTCCCTGACTGGGCTGGAGGTGATCTCTGAGCAGGCCCTCCTGGAGCCCGACACCGTGGCCTTCCTGACCGGGGTCGTGGCTCTGACCCAGTGGCTACAGAGGGTCAACGGGGACATCCACCGCCCTGACCTGACTCTCCAGGAGGGGGAGCCCTTCAAGGGGGTGAAGATGGACTTTGACGCCCTCCTTAAAGACCTGCAGGGCCTGCTGGGGACCCACCTCCACTGGAAGAGCCCTGAAGTGGATGCAGTGGTTGCAGCGACGACCAGCGTGGAGTCAGACGTTTTGGAGGGGTGCTGCGAGGTGTTGCAGGTGCCATCCTGCCCAGGGACCCCCCACCGCACCCTGGCCCTGGCGGACTCCCCCCTGAGCCCCCGGAACCCCAAGAGCCCCAGGAAGCTGGTGATGGAGGAACACCTGGGCCTGTCGGCTGGGGACTGCAGCGATAAGGAGCACAACCTGCTGCCCAGGCCCCCCATCATCTACCAGCACATTGTCAGCGGAGACACTGTAGAGGTGCAGTTACACAGCAACTAGGGACTTATTGTAAActtcaaatgtattgttttatatcTATGTGAAGTTATCCAATATGATGATaactctctatctgtctgtgtagATCTTCTGGATGCTGCCCATGGGCGAGGAGGTGGAGACCTTTGACATCCACTTCCAGGATGCTGTTATTGTGGGGATGgccatggaggagaggaagggagtggTCCTGGTGGGGCTGAAGACCTGCAACCTGCAGACGGCCGGGCTCCGCCTAGGCACACACTACCTGTTCCGGGCACGCTCTGTCAACAGCCACGGGGCCGGGGAGTGGAGCTCCTCCTACAGGGTGAGTACGGTATTACATGACCAATGAcattcactgactgactgtgagGCCAATCCTATTTTAAGATACATTAGTATTACTGACAACTAACTTGAGTTGTGTTCATGTTGTCATTGTTCCCAGGTGAATTCCGAGCGCCAGGGAGACGAGGCCAAGGCAGCCGTGACACAGGAAATCTAACTCTTACAAAAGGAAATGAAGATCCCACACATCAAATGTCATACATATGTCACTTACAATCTGTCTTTTCCACATATCACTGTACACTGCATTATCAAGCAGAAACATACATTgcataataaaaataaagcaaGCAACTTTGAAAAAGTGAGCTATTGAATTTTTTCACCAAACACAATGCTTTGTGGAATTCATTCTTAACTAATAAATTACATTGTATTGACCACTTGACAATAGAAATTATAGTCTTTAGTCACGTCTCGGTGCCCAGTGCAAACAGCGGAAATCTTTTAATCACCTATGAAACAAAACACTCATTAGCATCAGGCTAACGAGTCCTAGGTGACCCTCTCATTATACAACATTAAATAATTACATCCTATTACCCCCAGCAGCAGCCCTCTGCTACTACAGCCCACACCACTCTCAAGGACACGGTAATACACTCATTCTAATTACCACACTTCAGAAAGTGCACTGTCCGGAAAAATGATGTAAGCTAAATGCTAATGAGTGGATAGAGTGTCTCGTACAGTAGGTGTTacaccatggtgtgtgtgtgtgtgtgtgtgtgtgtgtgtgtgtgtgtgtgttgtgtgtgtgtgtgtgtgtgtgtggtgtgtgtgtgtggtgtgtgtgtgtgtgtgtgtgtgtgtgtgtgtgtgtgtgtgtgggtgtgtgtgtgtgtggtgtgttgtgttgatgtgtgtgtgtttagggctaATAATGTTTGTGAGAGAGGAGTGTGTAACAGTTTGTCTAATTACTGGTCCACCCGGTGTGTGGTTGGTTATATGAGGGTTCTGTATATGTGCTGTAATATGATATCAGTGTTGTAATATGAGTCATCTGCTCCACTATGAAGAGGCTGTTAACATGCAATATCACACTACATCTATAAACAAGTCACTGTGTCCTGGTAAAATCACACTGCATCGCCTCctatttctcttctctttctttctctctgtctccctacactttcctttctctttctttctctctgtctctcctcactcctgcatctttctttctctctttgtctccctcacTGCTcatactctttctttctctcttgtctcccctcacgtcctctctttctttctacatCTGGTCTCCCTCACTCGCTCTTTCATTCCAACAcatttacacaagcagcccaattctgatatttttccacttAATTGGTTATTATTGCCCAATCAGAATTCAGCTGTTTTGCCATTatttgggcaaaagatcagattGGGCTGCCGTGTAAAACCAGCCCCTTATAGTTCTGTCTTTCTCATCGCTTTTCTGTTGTTCATTTTGATAGGTTTTAACATTGAGATAATGTTCatcttttctatttttcttcAAAATCTACATACTGCATCATCTTATCAATTATCATCCTTCAATCATCGTATACCCATCACCATTGTCGGGAAGAAAGAGAAACATTTATGGCACAGTGTTGTTTGAGGATTCATCAGAGATAATACTCGTAATTTTACCTTGCTTGTGTACTTACTGTAGGAATATGAGAAAGTGACTTGAATTGAAATGTTACAAGTGCAGTAGGCCTGATCCTCCTGGACAAGTACAACTGTTACAGTGCAGTAGGGCTGATCCTCATGGACAAATTACAATGTTACAGTGCTGTAGGCCTGATCCTCCTGGACAAATACAATGTTACAGTGCAGTAGGCCTGATCCTCCTGGACAAAGTACAATGTTACAGTGCAGTAGGCCCTGATCCTCCTGGACAAATACAATGTTACAGTGCAGTAGGCCTGATCCTCCTGGACAAATACAATGTTACAGTGCAGTAGGCCTGATCCTCCTGGACAAATACAATGTTACAGTGGCAGTAGGCCTGATCTTCTGGACAAATACATATGTTACAGTGCAGTAGGCCTGATCCTCCTGGGCAAATAAACAATGTTACAGTGCAGTAGCGTGATCCTCCTGGACAAATAATGTTACAGTGCAGTAGGCCTGATCCTCCTGTACAAATACAATGTTACAGTGCAGTAGGCCTGATCCTCATGGACAAATTCAATAGTTTAAATGATCAAGAATTACCAGAATTTGACCAAAAGATGGCACATAGATCCCTACCAGCACCGTATCAGGTGAAGggacaaatataaatataaaaactaCTCTAACTCCCAGGTGAGTTATTATGACACGGTTTTGAACTTCATCAGAGTTTTTGCTGATGATCATGATTGTATAATAACAGAGTGTAGCACACAAAGTCAGAGGAACTGGGACTCATGCTGAGCACAAATGACCTGCATACATTTGTAGGGCTGACGTCAGTACAAACAACAGCGGGGGTGACgtttgtgacagagagggagaatctTAATTGTATACTCCTCGTGtccttctcctcacctccttctcaaaacccattggatgagaaagccagaggtcccccTCCCTATGACCCTTCTCTCCAATGGGTTtgtgagaaggaagagaggagagaggacgcgagcagtaggcaattgagattctcccatacAGTAAAGCCTGTGATCCTTTTGGCATAGTGACTCATTGTGAATCAATGCATGCGTTCGTTATAagattgtgtttgttttgtaagGTCAGCGAGGCCATACAGTCATCCGAAGGTGGTTGATGTGTTCTGCAGAACACAAGCACACAGCTGTAAGGGGTTTTTAGGCAACATGTcactgcgtgcgtgcgtgcgtgcgtgcgtgcgtgcgtgcgtgcgtgtgcgtgtgtgtgtgtgttttgtgtttgtgtgcattagAGTTGCTAATTTGAGATGAACCCTCGAAGGGCAGTGTGTGACATTGAAAAGGTTGAGAATAGAGGCTGGGGGGTCTCACTCGTAATTCTGACAAAATAATTTGGTCCCCTGTGGCGGAATGGCCAGAGGATAAAGCATTGAGACTCAAGTTTTGCCCTAGCTAGTCCAGAGCCCAATTATtgtaaaaaatctaataaataCTTATGCTTACAATATACTGTGGTAGGCAAATTGTATTGCCATGTCACTcagtctttcttttcttctctatctcctccatctctcaacATCTGTTTCTCAGTATGCAGTTATGCAATATGCAGTTATGCAAAACTCATATTTATTTAATAAGTAATAATTGATAAGTAGGAGGTAGGAAAGGaagcagtgggagagagagaaatgacgagagaagagagagagagaagagagagcaataaAGAGAGTTAAAATTAGATAAGGGAGAGCACCATACTGAGAAGTGTGTTTAAGTTGATCTgtcctgctggtgtacagaatTGTGGAGTATAGTATCTACCCTCTGGCTAAACTGGAGTAGACATCTACACAAACATATCATCTGTTTTTATCATTCCACTGCTAGCTCAATATGAGTTAGAATTAACAACACCttcaataacacacacaacagtacCGATAGTAATGATAGGCAAATCTCAATGCAACACcttcaacacatactgtataatcaaTGTCCGAGCCCTACCCGTCGGCAACTTCATGGAAATGACATGTGTTATTAGTATAGAGTAAGTAGATCCACTATCCAATTCCTCCCAGAACTGCTATAGCACCTAGAGGTAGTGGCTAGACTTTGTTTGGAATTGGGCATCAGACATACACAGTAACACCACAAACACCCTGCAAAAACAGATGCAGCAAGCTGCTAGCCGTATCATCTTTTCGGCGAGGAGGgagcacagagaaagagagaagagaagagagagagagagagagagagagagagagagaagagagagagagagagagagaagagacgaagagacgagagagacgagagagagagagagagagagtaggagagagagagagaatgagtgaggaCTGTTGTTTGGAGTTTTCCCAATAGTTGTCGTGTGGGGATTATATCAAACAGGCTTAGTTGAGTGACTCTTAGAGGCTTGTGTTTTTTTGTCTCCTTGGCTAAAATAAAGAAACAATTATTTGGCGCATCTCTGGTGCTGTGCTAACTCTGAGGACTAACAAGCTAGAAGGAGAAGAGCCTATCTCTTTTCTCCCCCCTTCCTACTCTTAAAGTATTCTTGATGTCAATCTTTCCCCATCTCCCCTCTATCCTTTACTGTCACTTCTCattgcctgcctgtctctctgaatCCCTGCTCTACTCCCCTCTATCAACTTTTCCAGCATTGGCAGAGGCACCCTCCCATCTTGCAGAGAAATAACTGGTGGAAGAGGGAGGCTGCGTgtaagaggatgagggagagaccCAGTCTTAGATAGACACTCCTCTTCCAGCAGTGACACACAGATGACTGCTCTGGGAAGGAGCTGTGAGCCACTCGAAGTAGATGTTACTCGTAAGCATATATTAAATGACCATCTTCCCCTTCCCGTAATCCCTAACCAATTAACAACCAGCTTCTCCTTCCCATTATCCTAATCATTAGGGGGGAAAACTAtcaaactgaccttagatcagtgtctggaGACACTTTATCCTATATCAGGTGCAGTGGAGGTtcagtaataatgtctggaatgaatataatggctggaatgcagTGAATTGGTGTttttcgaacatctctggagagacctgaaaatagctgtgcagcgacgctctcccaTCAAccctcacagagcttgagaggtgtgccaagcttgtagcatcatacccaggttttttattttttataaatttgctaaaatatctaaaaacctgtttttgcttttcaggtctctccagagatgttcgattggttcaagtcccgggctctggctgggccactcaaggacattcagagacttgtcccaaagccactcctgcattggtttggctgtgtgcttagggtcattgtcctgttggaaggggaaacCTTCACCTAAGTCcgctgaggtcctgagtgctcttggagcaagttttcatcaagatctctgtacttttgctccgttcattctTGAGGAATGAGGAATTATTATGAGGAATTGTANNNNNNNNNNNNNNNNNNNNNNNNNtctccctcactctctctttctttctctctgtctccctcactcgctctttcattcacacacatttacacaagcagcccaattctgatatttttccactaattgttATTTTGCCCAATCAGATCAGCTGTTTTGCCAAttattgggcaaaagatcagatttgggctgcctgtgtaaacccaGCCTTATAGTTCTGTCTTTCTCATCAGCTTTTCTGTGTTCTTTGCTGAGGTTTACACATTGATGATAATGTCATCTTTtctattttcttcaaaatctacATACTGCATCATCTTATCAATTATCATCCTTATCATCATCGTTACCATCACCATTGTCTGTGAAGAAGGAGAACATTTATGgcacagtgttgtttgatgattCATCAGAGATAATACTGTAATTTTACCTGCTTGTGTACTTACTGTAGGAATATGAGAAAGTGACTTGAATTGAAATGTTACAGTGCAGTAGGCCTGATCCTCCTGGACAAGTACAATGTTACAGtgcagtaggcctgatcaacTCCCTGGACAAATACAATGTTACAAGTGCGTAGGCCTGATTCCTGACAAATACAATGTTACGTGCAGTAGGCTGATCCTCCTGGACAAGTACAATGTTACAGTGCAGTAGGCCTGATCCTCTGGACAAATACAATGTTACAGTGCGTAGGCCTGATCCTCCTGGACAAATACAATGTTACAGCTGCAGTAGGCCTGATCCTCCTGGAACAAGTACAATGTTACAGCTGCAGTAGGCCTGATCTCCTGGACAAATACAATGTTACAGTGCAGTAGGCTGATCCTCCTGGGAACAAATACCAATGTTACAGTGCAGTAGGCCTGATCCTCCTGGACAAATACAATGTTACAGTGCCAGTAGGCCTGATCTtcctgtgacaaatacaatgttaaCAGTGCAGTAGGCCTGATACCTCCTGGGCAAATACAAATGGTTACATGCAGTAGGCCTGCATCCTCCTGGACAAATACAATGTTACAGTGCAGTAGGCCTGATCCTCCTGTACAAATACAATGTTACAGTGCAGTAGGCCTGATCCTCATGGACAAATTCAATAGTTTAAATGATCAGAAATTACCAGAATTGACCAAAAGATGGCAGCATAGATCCTACCAGCACCGTATCAGGTGAAGggacaaatataaatataaaactaCTCTAACTCCCAGGTGAGTTTATTATGACACGGTTTTGACCTTCATCAGAGTTTTTGCTGATGATCATGATTGTATAATAACAGAGTGTAGCACACAAAGTCAGAGGAACTGGGACTCATGCTGAGCACAAATGACCTGCATACATTTGTAGGGCTGACGTCAGTACAAACACAGCGGGGGTGACGTTtgtggacagagagggagaatctTAATTGTATactcctcgtgtcctctctcctcacctccttctcaaaacccattggatgagaaagccagaggtccctcccctatgaccttctcctccaatgggttttgagaaggaagagaggagagaggacgcgagcagtaggcaattgagattctcccatacAGTAAAGCCTGTGATCCTTTTGGCATAGTGACTCATTGTGAATCAATGCATGCGTTCGTTATAagattgtgtttgtttgtaagGTCAGGAGGCCATACAGTCATCCGAAGGTGTTGATGTGTTCTGCagaacacgcacaacacacacacagctgtaaggGGTTTAGGCAATGTcactgcgtgcgtgcgtgcgtgcgtgcgtgcgtgcgtgcgtgcgtgtgcgtgtgtgtgtgtgtttgtgtttgtgtgcattagAGTTGCTAATTTGAGATGAACCCTGAAGAGGCAGTGGTTGACATTTGAAAAGGTTGAGATAGAGGCTGGGGAGGTCTCACTCGTATTCTGACAAAATAATTGGTCCCCTTGTGCGGAATGGCCAGAGGATAAAGCATTGAGACTCAAGCTTTTGCCCTAGCTAGTCCAGAGCCCAATTATTGTAAAAATCTAATAAATACCTATGCTTACAATATACTGTGGTAGGCAAATTGTATTGCCATGTCACTcagtctttcttttcttctctatctcctccatctctcaacATCTGTTCTCAGTATGCAGTTATGCAATATGCAGTTATGCAAAACTCatatttatttaataataataattgataagTAGGAGGTAGGAAAGGaagcagtgggagagagagaaatgacgagagagagagagagagagagagagagcaataaagAGAGTTAAAATTAGATAAGGGAGAGCACCATACTGAGAAGTGTGTTTAAGTTTGATCTgtcctgctggtgtacagaatGTGGAGTATAGTATCTACCCTCTGGCTAACTGGAGTAGACATCTACACAAACATATCATCTGTTTTTATCATTCCACTGCTAGCTCAATATGAGTAGAATTAACAACAccttcaatacacacacaaacagtaccgATAGTATGATAGGCAAATCTCAATGCAACACcttcaacacatactgtataatcaaTGTCCGAGCCCTACCCGTCGGCACTTCACCGGAAATGACATGTGTTATTAGTATAGTAGTAGATCCACTATCCAATCCTCCCAGAACTGCTATAGCACCTAGAGGTAGTGGCTAGGACTTTGTTTGGAATTGGGCATCAGACATACACAGTAACACCACAACACCCTGCAAAAACAGATGCAGCAAGCTGCTAAGCCGTATCATCCTTTCGgcgaggagggagacagagaaagagagagagagagagagagagagagagagagagagacgaaagagcgagagaggcgaATAtgagtagcgagagagagagagagagagagagagagagagagagagagagagagaatgagtgagagacTGTTGTTTGGAGTTTTCCCATAGTTGTCGGTGGGGATTATATCAAACAGGCTTAGTTGATGACTCTTAGAGGCTTGTGTTTTTGTTCTCTTGGCTAAATAAAGAAACAATTATTTGGCGCATCTCTGGTGCTGTGCTAACTCTGAGGACTAACAAGCTAGAAGGAGAAGAGCCTATCTTCTTTCTCACCCTTCCTACTCTTTAAAGTATWCTTGATGTCAATCTYTCCCCATCTCCCTCTATCCTTTACTGTCACTTCTCattgcctgcctgtctctctgaatCCCTGCTCTACTCCCCCTCTATCACTTTTCCAGCATTGCAGAGGCACCTCCCATCTTGCAGAGAAATAACTGGTGGAAGAGGGAGGCTGSGTGTAAGAGGATGAGGGGAGACCCCAGTCTTAGATAGACACTCCTCTTCAGCAGTGACACACAGATGACTGCTCTGGGAAGGTGAGCCACTCGAAGTAGATGTTACTCGTAAGCATATATTAATGACCATCTTCCCCTTCCCGTAATCCTAACCATTAACAACCAGCTTCTCCTTCCCATTATCCTAATCATTAGGGGGGAAAACTAtcaaactgaccttagatcagtgtctggaGACAACTTTATCCTATATCAGGTGCAGTGGAGGTYcataataatgtctggaatgaagtataatggctggaatgcagTGAATGGTgtttcgaacatctctggagagacctgaaaatagctgtgcagcgacgctctccatcaaccctcacagagcttgagaggtgtgccaagcttgtagcatcatacccaggttttttattttttataaatttgctaaaatatctaaaaacctgtttttgcttttcaggtctctccagagatgttcgattgggttcaagtccgggctctggctgggccactcaaggacattcagagacttgtcccaaagccactcctgcattggtttggctgtgtgcttagggtcattgtcctgttggaaggtgaaccttcaccctagtctgaggtcctgagtgctctggagcaagttttcatcaaggatctctgtactttgctccgttcatcttgaGGAATGAGGAATTTATgaggaatgtaaaaaaaaaaatctattttagactaaggttgtaacgtaacaaaatgtgaaaaaaatccatgggtctgaatactttccgaatgaactgtatacacacatttacattacatttacatttaagtcatttagcagacgctcttatccagagcgacttacaaattggtgcattcaccttatgacatccagtggaacagccactttacaatagtgcatctaaatcttttaaggggggggacagaaggattactttatcctatcctaggtattccttaaagaggtggggtttcaggtgtctccggaaggtggtgattgactccgctgtcctggcgtcgtgagggagtttgttccaccattggggggccagagcagcgaacagttttgactgggctgagcgggaactgtacttcctcagtggtagggaggcgagcaggccagaggtggtgcTTCCCTCAGGCGGAGTGAGGGAACGCATCAATTCGCagatgtgctgtgtctgtgtgcgccATGTGTAGTGTGCACTCCAgtctgtagtgtgttgtgttgcgtGTGCCGTGTGCATGCGGcgcgtgtggtgtgcgtgtgtgtgtatgtctgtaatAATATGGAATAAATAGACCCGTGGCTGATTTTAAATTGCAATCAGAGTGAAGCACAAACAAATGTATAAGTCCTGAGGAAGTAAAGACTTCCTTCTTCATTCAGTGCTGATCCCAGCCAAGACGCTCAGAGGGGCGCGCAGGAGGCTAGAGGGTGGAGAGGGGTGAGTCGGGGTCCGAGAGCGGGTGCAAAGCAACACTAGATCTCACaatctcatctctctgtgtttgtggtggatttgtttgttttctgtcaTCTTTAAACGAACTTTGGCGCAATACGTTTTCACCCCTTGTGATGGCTAATAAAGGTTCTGTTTAGATTTTATGTCTTCTCCTTTATAGTGGATGTAAATTgtttaatgtt
Encoded proteins:
- the LOC112071449 gene encoding tripartite motif-containing protein 42 — its product is MPGTGSESGCWPRLRSSKKRSNPKAKQTGKEIGAQDAQTKAELDPMTRSLALHLCCPACDTLLLQPVSLPCGHCLCQPCLEGIRKKPSSTKASDAQQAQPYSQCPCCLVHYSLQPGGAWPFPENLLLANVSEQLLERLEGLKRVKQPKNTRVKDTSMRVTXCEICSKQCEAQHYCRTCGLNYCAKCLRKLHGNRAFQAHVLTEPVERGCRDPCPIHHDRSLSHCCLDDGALGCQGCMEQGHQGHDVSPVHEARARREVGIRNSLEQAEKVKSQCEADMVSMDQLRARTGSDGAELRRRVREGFLSLRNVLLDQEAALLSHLDNLTSSTRSGARDFLQTSAPLLGSLTGLEVISEQALLEPDTVAFLTGVVALTQWLQRVNGDIHRPDLTLQEGEPFKGVKMDFDALLKDLQGLLGTHLHWKSPEVDAVVAATTSVESDVLEGCCEVLQVPSCPGTPHRTLALADSPLSPRNPKSPRKLVMEEHLGLSAGDCSDKEHNLLPRPPIIYQHIVSGDTVEIFWMLPMGEEVETFDIHFQDAVIVGMAMEERKGVVLVGLKTCNLQTAGLRLGTHYLFRARSVNSHGAGEWSSSYRVNSERQGDEAKAAVTQEI